One part of the Parasphingorhabdus sp. SCSIO 66989 genome encodes these proteins:
- a CDS encoding DUF4212 domain-containing protein — protein MSDNEGETTKAEQAYWKENIRLLVTLMAIWFLVSFGAGILFRPFLDQFALGGYPLGFWFAQQGSIYVFIGLIFFYTVRMKQIERKYDLDD, from the coding sequence ATGTCTGACAATGAAGGTGAAACCACTAAGGCGGAACAGGCCTATTGGAAGGAGAATATCCGTCTGTTGGTCACGCTTATGGCGATATGGTTCCTCGTCTCTTTCGGCGCAGGGATATTGTTCCGGCCGTTTCTCGATCAATTCGCGCTGGGCGGATATCCGCTCGGTTTCTGGTTTGCGCAACAGGGGTCGATCTATGTCTTTATCGGCCTGATCTTCTTCTACACCGTCCGTATGAAGCAGATCGAACGCAAATATGATCTGGACGATTGA
- a CDS encoding sodium:solute symporter family protein has product MDTQTLIYIFVGVSFALYIGIAVWSRAGSTKEFYVAGGGVNPVVNGMATAADWMSAASFISMAGLIAFLGYDGSVYLMGWTGGYVMLALLLAPYLRKFGQFTVPDFIGTRYYSKVARVVAVICLIMISFTYIAGQMRGVGIVFSRFLDVDITMGVIIGMAIVFVYAVLGGMKGITYTQVAQFCVLIFAYMVPAFFISFLITGNPIPQIGLGSQVNDGSGMYVLQKLDMVLQDLGFGAYTEGSKSTIDIFCITMALMVGTAGLPHVIVRFFTVPKASDARKSAGWALVFIALLYTTAPAVGAFARLNFVDTVNNVEYSESAEWFRNWEANSLIVWQDKNGDGVMTYSSGDAFEGKPEFTGETGANGERLVSNTSNADSTNEVYVDRDIMVLANPEIADLPGWVVALVAAGGLAAALSTAAGLLLVISSSISHDLLKSTFAPQISEKGELLAARVAATAAILVAGYLGIYPPGWVAQVVAFAFGLAAASLFPAIFMGIFWKFMNKEGAIAGMISGLVFTFGYIVYFKFVVSPDANVAANWLFGISPEGIGVIGMLINFGVAIIVSKVTTSPPIEIRQLVDSIRVPRGAGDAAAH; this is encoded by the coding sequence ATGGATACCCAAACGCTAATCTACATCTTTGTCGGCGTCTCTTTCGCGCTCTATATCGGCATCGCCGTATGGAGCCGCGCCGGATCGACCAAAGAGTTTTATGTTGCCGGCGGCGGCGTCAATCCGGTGGTCAATGGCATGGCCACAGCAGCCGACTGGATGAGCGCGGCGAGCTTTATCTCGATGGCGGGGCTCATTGCTTTTCTCGGCTATGACGGCTCGGTCTATCTCATGGGCTGGACCGGCGGTTATGTCATGCTGGCGTTGCTGCTCGCACCCTATTTGCGCAAATTCGGCCAGTTCACCGTGCCTGATTTTATCGGCACGCGTTACTATTCCAAGGTCGCGCGTGTGGTCGCGGTGATCTGCCTGATCATGATCAGCTTCACCTATATTGCCGGCCAGATGCGCGGTGTCGGGATTGTGTTCTCGCGCTTTCTCGATGTCGACATTACCATGGGCGTGATCATCGGCATGGCGATTGTGTTCGTCTATGCGGTTCTCGGCGGCATGAAGGGCATCACCTATACCCAGGTCGCGCAATTCTGCGTGCTGATCTTCGCCTATATGGTTCCGGCCTTCTTCATCAGCTTCCTGATCACCGGCAACCCGATCCCGCAAATCGGCTTGGGTTCGCAGGTCAATGATGGCTCGGGGATGTATGTGCTGCAAAAGCTCGACATGGTGTTACAGGACTTGGGTTTCGGGGCCTATACTGAGGGATCGAAATCGACCATCGACATATTCTGCATCACCATGGCGCTGATGGTCGGCACCGCGGGTTTGCCGCATGTGATCGTGCGTTTCTTCACTGTGCCCAAGGCTTCGGATGCACGCAAATCAGCAGGCTGGGCGCTGGTATTCATCGCCCTGCTCTACACCACGGCGCCGGCTGTGGGTGCCTTTGCCCGGCTGAACTTCGTCGATACCGTCAACAATGTGGAATATAGCGAGAGCGCCGAATGGTTCCGCAATTGGGAGGCCAACAGCCTGATCGTCTGGCAGGACAAAAATGGCGACGGGGTGATGACCTATAGCTCTGGCGATGCGTTTGAAGGCAAGCCGGAATTTACCGGCGAGACCGGTGCCAATGGCGAGCGGCTGGTATCCAATACCAGCAATGCCGACAGCACCAATGAGGTCTATGTTGACCGCGATATCATGGTGCTGGCCAATCCGGAGATTGCCGATCTGCCCGGATGGGTGGTGGCGCTGGTCGCCGCTGGTGGTCTGGCCGCGGCACTGTCGACCGCAGCGGGTCTGTTGCTGGTGATCTCGTCATCGATCAGCCATGACCTGCTCAAATCGACCTTCGCACCGCAAATCAGCGAGAAGGGCGAGCTGCTGGCCGCGCGTGTCGCGGCGACGGCGGCGATATTGGTCGCGGGCTATCTCGGCATCTATCCGCCGGGATGGGTGGCGCAGGTCGTGGCCTTTGCCTTTGGTCTGGCAGCAGCCTCGCTGTTTCCGGCGATCTTCATGGGCATCTTCTGGAAGTTCATGAACAAGGAAGGCGCGATTGCCGGGATGATCAGCGGTCTGGTCTTCACCTTTGGCTATATCGTCTACTTCAAGTTCGTGGTGTCGCCCGATGCGAATGTCGCGGCCAACTGGTTGTTTGGCATCTCGCCTGAAGGCATTGGTGTGATCGGTATGCTGATCAACTTCGGTGTAGCGATAATCGTCTCGAAGGTCACGACATCGCCACCGATCGAAATCCGCCAGCTGGTGGACTCGATCAGAGTGCCCCGCGGTGCAGGAGACGCCGCTGCGCACTAA
- a CDS encoding DUF294 nucleotidyltransferase-like domain-containing protein: MEVEEVRSFLAQFSPFGALEGAVLSYLSTKIHIRYFRSGSTLVEADAPNQLFSIVRSGAVELRIGGTELNHRLGEGQCFGYPSLLRGDRTRNQVVALEDTLVYQLDADDFLALHNEHQAVQDFFHSDETQRLRKAVEALRSDNEGKASQPMLGVPVRNLLRRTEVATGGPVMSIADCAAIMLEQNVSTLPICDHGRLVGIITDKDLRRRVVAKQLAYDRPVSEIMTLDPMTISGAEQALSAKLIMSRYDIHHLPVTNDAGAIIGVLSANDLLTRLGMNALHVVSEINAAADPAAVAQAAKKLTQVIVHLVDSGVDADHIARFVSAIGEAAHKRLIELAEAALGPPPIPYALVVFGSLARSEQAGGSDQDNGFILDDSYDEAQHGEYFAALAQRLCDGLNSAGYIYCPGDIMATNDKWRQPLKNWLARYRRWIETPDPDNVLNTTIFFDMRCVSGEAKLVDTLREQVLSWSKANRIFVSFIARAAATTRIPLGFFRNFLLEHDEQEGNALDLKHQAIAPLVDIGRVHALAAGLSPISTINRLSAACDADQISGEGSADLADCFEFVRETRFRHQARQIKAGKAPTNNLNPETLSSFEREHLKDAFRLIKTHLENISRRHAGGIS, translated from the coding sequence ATGGAAGTTGAGGAAGTCCGGTCTTTTCTGGCGCAGTTTTCGCCTTTTGGCGCGCTTGAGGGTGCCGTTCTGTCGTATCTCTCAACCAAAATCCATATTCGCTATTTTCGCAGTGGCAGCACCCTTGTCGAGGCCGATGCGCCCAATCAGCTTTTTAGCATTGTCCGCTCCGGCGCGGTTGAGCTGCGTATTGGCGGGACCGAGTTGAACCATCGCCTGGGTGAGGGCCAGTGCTTTGGCTATCCCTCGCTACTGCGCGGGGACCGGACGCGCAATCAGGTGGTCGCGCTGGAGGATACGCTGGTTTACCAGCTTGATGCGGACGATTTTCTTGCGCTGCATAACGAGCACCAGGCGGTGCAGGATTTCTTCCATAGCGATGAAACCCAGCGGTTGCGGAAAGCGGTTGAGGCGTTGCGATCTGACAATGAGGGCAAGGCGAGCCAGCCGATGCTGGGCGTACCGGTGCGTAACCTGTTGCGACGCACGGAGGTCGCAACCGGAGGCCCGGTAATGAGTATTGCCGATTGCGCCGCGATCATGCTGGAGCAGAATGTCTCGACCCTGCCGATTTGTGATCATGGCAGGCTGGTGGGGATTATCACTGACAAGGATTTGCGCCGCCGGGTGGTGGCCAAGCAGTTGGCCTATGATCGCCCGGTCAGCGAAATCATGACGCTTGATCCGATGACGATCAGCGGTGCGGAGCAGGCGCTGTCGGCCAAGCTGATTATGTCGCGCTATGATATTCATCATCTTCCCGTGACCAATGATGCGGGCGCGATTATCGGGGTGCTAAGCGCCAATGATCTGCTCACAAGGCTGGGCATGAACGCGCTGCATGTGGTTTCCGAGATTAACGCCGCCGCTGATCCCGCCGCGGTCGCCCAAGCGGCGAAGAAATTGACGCAGGTGATTGTCCATCTCGTCGATAGCGGTGTCGATGCCGACCATATTGCGCGCTTTGTCTCGGCAATTGGCGAGGCAGCGCATAAGCGGTTGATTGAACTCGCCGAAGCAGCACTTGGCCCGCCACCGATTCCCTATGCGCTGGTGGTGTTTGGCTCATTGGCGCGCTCGGAGCAGGCGGGCGGATCGGATCAGGACAATGGCTTCATCCTCGACGACAGCTATGATGAAGCCCAGCATGGCGAATATTTCGCGGCATTGGCGCAACGGCTATGCGACGGGTTGAACAGTGCGGGCTATATTTATTGCCCCGGCGATATCATGGCGACCAATGACAAATGGCGCCAACCGCTGAAAAACTGGCTGGCGCGCTATCGGCGATGGATTGAAACGCCCGATCCCGACAACGTCCTTAACACCACGATATTCTTTGATATGCGCTGTGTTTCCGGCGAGGCAAAGCTGGTTGACACATTGCGCGAGCAGGTGCTGAGCTGGAGCAAGGCGAACCGGATATTCGTCTCCTTTATCGCCCGCGCCGCCGCGACGACGCGCATTCCTTTAGGCTTTTTCCGCAACTTCCTGCTCGAACATGATGAGCAGGAAGGTAATGCGCTTGACCTCAAGCATCAGGCAATTGCGCCGCTCGTCGATATTGGCCGGGTGCATGCGCTGGCGGCGGGATTGAGTCCGATATCCACCATCAACCGGCTGAGTGCAGCATGCGATGCTGACCAGATTAGCGGCGAGGGCAGCGCCGATCTTGCCGATTGCTTTGAGTTTGTCCGTGAAACCCGCTTCCGGCATCAGGCGCGGCAGATCAAGGCGGGCAAAGCGCCGACCAACAATCTTAATCCCGAGACGCTTTCCAGCTTTGAACGCGAGCATCTGAAAGACGCTTTCCGCCTCATCAAAACCCATCTTGAGAATATCAGCCGCCGCCATGCCGGGGGCATTAGTTGA
- a CDS encoding response regulator transcription factor: protein MPRIVITDDHPLFRSALSQAVSKVWPDADIVEAETIAQARSALEDAASDLLLLDVHLPDSNGLTALLDFRQDFPAMPIAIVSASEEAGVSNAAQSLGACAFIPKSAPLEDMRRALAAVEQGDFWFPIATETSDADNDDFTKLASLTPAQRRILMLINEGLLNKQIAFQMDISEATVKAHITAIFRKLGVINRTQAVLIAQKLDVPLPVTNMP from the coding sequence ATGCCACGCATCGTCATAACCGATGATCATCCGCTGTTCCGCAGTGCCTTGTCACAGGCGGTGTCTAAAGTCTGGCCGGATGCGGATATTGTCGAGGCGGAGACGATAGCACAGGCCCGCAGCGCACTAGAGGATGCAGCGAGTGACCTGCTATTGCTCGACGTGCATCTGCCCGACAGCAATGGCCTGACCGCCTTGCTCGATTTCCGGCAGGATTTCCCGGCGATGCCGATCGCTATTGTGTCAGCGAGTGAGGAAGCGGGTGTCAGCAACGCGGCGCAGAGCCTGGGGGCGTGTGCCTTCATTCCCAAATCCGCGCCGCTGGAGGATATGCGCAGGGCCTTGGCGGCTGTGGAGCAAGGCGATTTCTGGTTCCCGATTGCCACCGAAACCAGTGATGCGGATAATGATGATTTCACCAAACTGGCCAGCCTTACCCCGGCGCAGCGACGCATATTGATGCTGATAAATGAAGGCCTGCTCAACAAGCAGATCGCGTTCCAGATGGATATTTCCGAAGCGACGGTGAAGGCGCATATCACCGCGATTTTCCGCAAGCTGGGCGTGATTAACCGGACTCAGGCGGTGCTGATTGCCCAGAAACTTGATGTGCCGCTTCCAGTGACGAATATGCCGTAA
- a CDS encoding hybrid sensor histidine kinase/response regulator, giving the protein MILVIALLLTAVYVALLFWVAHREDRNATEAPRGIAYVHALAIGVYCTSWTFFGAVGSAAVSGWQFLPIYFGPILLFTLGYGLLRQTLRVAKAQHSTSIADFLAARYGKSPIVAATVTLIAAIGALPYMALQLKSVGDAMTALAPQLLSTDSLVFAVTISMAMFAILFGTRRAHISDQNRGLVAAIAIESVVKLLALVAMGVFALWLLLPDSAADTANAGNAPLFSDVFNLGQIDARFVVLTVIAASAALCLPRQFHMTIVEAPNEGSHQPMRWVFPAYLLLISLAVIPVTMAGLTLLPNAMAAPDMIMMTLPLAEGADAMAVFVFLGGISAATGMIIVSTVALSGMIANDLVLPVMLRSVADGNRRASRIATLVQPLRRIIMVGLLTLAYGYYLVVQEGALLASLGTLSFALVTQFVPGLVGGLVWRGGKRQGMLAGLAAGFGGWLMLLLLPSLNGGIPAFSIHPDPLVSGVVLATSLNVALYITVSLLARDTVVDRAQATAFATGLDIPEALATQSQLRVADIRLLLRQFIGPQRTHDVLSAMRDANGLFYADRDPADGPLIRMAERQIAGVLGSASAATFMQSVRDGEPIPPEEVLALLGETSQKLKFSGDLLQIAIENIDQGVALVDRDMRLVAWNERYVEMFDLPDNLAVVGQPIAALIRFNLEHIGTVEAEIARQVEKRLDFMRQGTRHFQEREQGDGRILRIQGNPAPDGGYVTSYTDITADRRAEQALEAKVAERTQQLTEANAALEQATQSKTRFLAAASHDLVQPMNAARLFTSALEEEIRPDNAPAKKLVQQIDHSISMADNLLRTLLDISKLDGGGLKPSPSRFPVNQLLSDLETQFAERAAQKGLALKVKSCSLTLHTDKGMFVSILQNLVSNAIRYTQSGRIIIGARRRGEHIDIQVHDTGPGIAEEHQELIFQEFRQLPDNDGKKGVGLGLALAQRLADLLGSEIQLMSAPGKGSCFSITMPVEADAESAAEETAQATPRSAVPQAAILCIDNDEHALEALSGLLSRWGCQVETATHINGQIPPCPDLLILDYQLDDGVTGDQIYTHLVAHWDANPPVIMLTADDTETTKQLCAQMGFERQLKPASPMALRALLGSMLQRGAMQVNESRSIVSSAPRRRGQGFS; this is encoded by the coding sequence ATGATCCTGGTGATCGCGCTGCTGCTGACGGCGGTCTATGTCGCCCTGCTCTTCTGGGTGGCGCATCGCGAAGACCGCAACGCCACAGAAGCGCCACGCGGCATCGCCTATGTGCATGCGCTTGCTATCGGCGTCTATTGCACCAGCTGGACCTTTTTCGGCGCGGTGGGTTCCGCCGCAGTTTCCGGCTGGCAATTTCTGCCGATCTATTTCGGGCCGATCCTGCTGTTTACCTTGGGCTATGGCCTGTTGCGACAAACACTGCGCGTCGCCAAGGCGCAGCACAGCACCTCCATCGCCGATTTTCTCGCCGCGCGCTATGGTAAGAGCCCGATTGTTGCAGCAACGGTAACGCTGATAGCCGCTATTGGCGCGCTGCCTTATATGGCGCTGCAATTGAAATCGGTTGGCGACGCTATGACGGCTCTGGCACCGCAATTGCTGAGCACCGACAGTCTGGTCTTTGCGGTGACCATTAGCATGGCGATGTTCGCTATATTGTTCGGCACCCGCCGGGCGCATATCAGCGATCAGAATCGCGGCCTTGTGGCAGCCATAGCGATTGAATCGGTCGTCAAACTGCTTGCTTTGGTGGCTATGGGGGTCTTTGCATTATGGCTGTTGCTGCCGGACAGCGCAGCCGACACTGCAAATGCCGGAAATGCGCCCCTATTTTCGGACGTTTTCAATCTCGGCCAGATTGATGCGCGTTTTGTGGTGCTGACGGTGATTGCCGCATCGGCGGCGCTGTGCCTGCCACGTCAGTTCCATATGACGATTGTTGAGGCTCCTAATGAGGGCTCACACCAGCCGATGCGTTGGGTCTTCCCGGCCTATCTGCTGCTGATCAGTCTGGCGGTCATTCCCGTGACCATGGCTGGGCTGACCTTACTGCCCAATGCCATGGCCGCGCCGGATATGATCATGATGACATTGCCGCTGGCTGAAGGCGCCGATGCGATGGCGGTGTTTGTTTTCCTCGGCGGCATATCGGCAGCAACCGGGATGATTATCGTCTCCACCGTGGCGCTATCGGGGATGATCGCCAATGATCTGGTGCTGCCGGTGATGCTGCGCTCGGTCGCCGACGGTAATCGCCGCGCCAGCCGCATTGCCACACTGGTGCAACCTTTGCGGCGCATTATCATGGTCGGCTTGCTGACGCTGGCCTATGGCTATTATCTGGTGGTGCAGGAAGGCGCATTGCTGGCCAGCCTCGGCACATTGTCTTTCGCACTGGTGACGCAATTTGTCCCCGGACTGGTGGGCGGGCTGGTCTGGCGCGGTGGCAAAAGACAGGGGATGTTGGCCGGGCTCGCAGCAGGCTTTGGCGGATGGCTGATGCTGTTGCTGCTACCCTCGCTCAATGGCGGCATCCCGGCCTTTTCCATTCACCCCGATCCACTGGTCTCCGGCGTCGTCCTTGCCACGAGCTTGAACGTTGCGCTCTATATCACCGTGTCGCTGCTGGCGCGCGATACAGTGGTGGATCGCGCCCAGGCGACCGCCTTCGCAACCGGGCTGGATATTCCCGAAGCGCTTGCCACCCAATCACAGCTTCGCGTTGCCGATATCCGGCTGTTGCTGCGTCAGTTTATCGGGCCGCAGCGTACCCATGATGTCCTCTCTGCCATGCGCGATGCCAATGGGCTGTTCTATGCCGACCGTGACCCCGCCGATGGCCCATTGATCCGTATGGCGGAGCGGCAGATTGCCGGGGTGTTGGGCTCAGCCTCGGCCGCCACTTTCATGCAATCGGTGCGCGATGGTGAACCTATACCACCCGAAGAGGTGCTGGCCCTGCTCGGCGAGACCTCACAAAAGCTGAAATTCAGCGGCGACCTGCTGCAGATTGCGATTGAAAATATTGATCAGGGTGTCGCTCTGGTGGACCGCGATATGCGGCTGGTGGCGTGGAATGAGCGCTATGTCGAGATGTTCGACCTGCCGGACAATCTCGCCGTGGTGGGCCAACCAATTGCGGCACTTATCCGCTTCAATCTTGAACATATTGGCACGGTTGAGGCGGAGATCGCGCGTCAGGTTGAGAAGCGCCTCGATTTCATGCGCCAGGGTACACGGCATTTTCAGGAGCGCGAACAGGGCGATGGTCGCATCTTGCGCATTCAGGGCAATCCCGCGCCCGATGGCGGTTATGTTACCAGCTATACCGATATTACTGCCGACCGCCGCGCCGAGCAGGCGCTTGAGGCGAAGGTTGCCGAGCGGACGCAGCAGCTAACCGAAGCCAATGCCGCGCTTGAACAGGCAACGCAATCCAAAACCCGTTTCCTCGCCGCCGCCAGCCATGATCTGGTGCAGCCGATGAACGCGGCGCGGCTGTTTACCTCGGCGCTGGAAGAGGAAATCCGCCCCGACAATGCGCCCGCCAAAAAGCTGGTGCAGCAAATTGATCACAGCATCTCAATGGCGGACAATTTGCTGCGCACATTGCTCGATATTTCCAAGCTGGATGGCGGCGGTTTGAAGCCCTCGCCGAGCCGCTTCCCGGTCAATCAGCTATTGTCCGATCTGGAGACGCAATTTGCCGAGCGCGCGGCGCAAAAGGGCTTGGCGCTCAAGGTCAAATCCTGTTCGCTCACCCTGCATACCGACAAGGGCATGTTTGTCAGCATCTTGCAGAATCTTGTTTCCAATGCGATCCGCTATACCCAATCGGGCCGGATCATTATCGGCGCACGGCGGCGCGGTGAGCATATTGATATCCAGGTCCATGACACCGGCCCCGGCATCGCCGAAGAGCATCAGGAACTGATCTTTCAGGAGTTTCGCCAACTTCCGGACAATGACGGCAAGAAAGGTGTGGGTCTGGGGCTGGCACTGGCGCAGCGACTGGCTGATCTGCTGGGCAGCGAGATACAGCTCATGTCTGCGCCTGGTAAAGGGAGCTGTTTCTCCATAACCATGCCGGTTGAGGCAGATGCAGAGTCCGCCGCTGAGGAGACAGCGCAGGCAACGCCGCGAAGCGCTGTTCCACAAGCTGCAATATTGTGCATCGACAATGATGAGCATGCGCTCGAAGCCTTGTCCGGACTCCTGAGCCGCTGGGGCTGTCAGGTTGAGACGGCGACACATATTAATGGCCAGATACCGCCCTGCCCCGATCTGCTGATCCTCGATTATCAGCTCGATGATGGCGTTACCGGGGATCAGATCTATACCCATCTGGTCGCACATTGGGATGCGAATCCGCCGGTCATCATGCTGACGGCAGACGATACAGAAACCACAAAACAGCTATGCGCGCAAATGGGCTTTGAACGACAGCTAAAACCCGCCTCCCCGATGGCTCTGCGCGCACTTTTGGGCAGCATGTTGCAGCGGGGGGCTATGCAGGTAAATGAGTCACGGTCTATCGTATCGTCGGCCCCGCGCAGGCGGGGCCAGGGCTTTTCTTGA
- a CDS encoding exonuclease domain-containing protein translates to MSLAGSLGLPGWLAEPLWQRQWKKVVAEAKGTAMQGYYAAPQLAPDTPLGDVSIIALDFESDGLAEDAALLEVGWVTLRSGGIALSGARRRRIHVTKGLEAKAVTIHQITDSAAAEGAPEAEVLGELLEALNGAVVLAHFAQIEAQFLNTACQRQFGVPFLGRFICTKHLEEHWFPKVRAADGLRLGKLRAQYGLPWYRAHDGLTDAIACAELFLAQLARKDAPSLTLGDVLCPM, encoded by the coding sequence TTGAGCCTTGCCGGGTCTTTGGGGCTGCCCGGCTGGCTGGCCGAGCCTTTATGGCAGCGGCAATGGAAAAAAGTGGTGGCTGAAGCAAAGGGCACCGCGATGCAAGGCTATTATGCCGCGCCGCAGCTCGCGCCGGATACGCCCTTGGGCGACGTGTCGATTATAGCGCTGGATTTTGAAAGCGATGGACTGGCTGAGGATGCGGCGCTGCTGGAGGTGGGATGGGTAACGCTGCGCAGCGGCGGCATTGCTCTCTCCGGCGCACGCAGACGGCGCATCCATGTCACCAAGGGGCTCGAAGCAAAAGCAGTGACCATCCACCAGATTACCGACAGTGCCGCCGCTGAAGGCGCGCCCGAGGCCGAGGTGCTGGGTGAATTGCTGGAGGCGCTGAATGGTGCGGTGGTGCTGGCGCATTTCGCGCAGATTGAGGCGCAATTTCTCAACACCGCCTGCCAACGGCAATTTGGTGTGCCGTTTCTTGGACGCTTCATCTGTACCAAACATCTGGAAGAACACTGGTTTCCGAAAGTGCGCGCCGCTGACGGGCTGCGTCTCGGCAAGCTGCGGGCCCAATATGGCCTGCCCTGGTATCGCGCGCATGACGGCCTGACCGATGCGATCGCCTGTGCCGAGCTGTTCCTGGCGCAATTGGCGCGCAAGGATGCGCCTTCGCTTACACTGGGTGATGTGCTGTGTCCGATGTGA
- the acs gene encoding acetate--CoA ligase, which yields MAADQSAKTGADIVPAPPQANTHCTAADYDRLYAQSVSDPDAFWGTQAERIDWMTPPTVISNWDYDPVDIKWFEDGVLNICHNALDRHVAAGKGDVTALIFEPDDPNSEARKLTYAELLSEVSKMANCLKAMGVKKGDRVTIYMPMIPEGAMAMLACARIGAIHSVVFGGFSPEALAGRIEDCGSRFVITADAGLRGGKTVPLKANVDAAIDEPDHETPLDGVLVVNHVGADIAMVQGRDHWYHKLAATVSNDCACEPMAAEDPLFILYTSGSTGKPKGVLHTTGGYAVWTATTFHYVFDYQPGEVFWCSADIGWVTGHSYIVYGPLLNGATEVMFEGVPNYPDFSRFWQVIEKYQVNIFYTAPTAIRALMREGDEPVKAHDRSSLRLLGTVGEPINPEAWRWYHQVVGEGRCPIVDTWWQTETGGTMITTLPAAHDMKPGSAGKPFFGIQPQLVDNEGGVLEGATDGNLCIIASWPGQARSVYGDHERFEQTYFSTYKGKYFTGDGCKRDEDGYYWITGRVDDVINVSGHRMGTAEVESALVSHAKVAEAAVVGYPHDIKGQGIYCYVTLNAGEEPSDELVAELRKHVRTEIGPIATPDHLHLTPGLPKTRSGKIMRRILRKIAENDYGSLGDTSTLADPSIVDSLIEGRLNR from the coding sequence GATCAGTAACTGGGACTATGATCCGGTAGATATCAAATGGTTTGAAGATGGCGTGCTGAATATCTGCCACAACGCGCTGGACCGCCATGTTGCGGCCGGGAAAGGCGATGTCACCGCGCTGATTTTTGAGCCTGACGATCCCAATAGTGAAGCGCGCAAACTGACCTATGCCGAATTGCTCAGCGAAGTCAGCAAAATGGCAAATTGCCTGAAAGCCATGGGCGTCAAAAAAGGTGACCGCGTTACCATCTATATGCCAATGATCCCAGAAGGTGCGATGGCGATGCTCGCCTGTGCACGTATTGGCGCGATCCATTCGGTTGTGTTCGGCGGGTTCTCGCCCGAGGCATTGGCCGGTCGGATTGAGGATTGTGGCAGCCGTTTTGTCATCACCGCCGATGCTGGTCTGCGTGGTGGCAAGACCGTGCCGCTAAAGGCCAATGTCGATGCCGCAATTGATGAGCCCGATCACGAAACGCCGCTGGATGGCGTTCTGGTGGTCAACCATGTCGGCGCCGATATCGCGATGGTGCAAGGCCGCGACCATTGGTATCATAAGCTGGCAGCGACTGTTTCCAATGACTGCGCGTGCGAGCCTATGGCGGCGGAAGACCCGCTGTTCATCCTTTACACCTCTGGCTCCACCGGCAAGCCCAAGGGTGTGTTGCACACCACTGGCGGCTATGCCGTCTGGACGGCGACGACATTTCATTATGTCTTTGATTATCAGCCGGGTGAAGTTTTCTGGTGCAGCGCCGATATCGGCTGGGTCACCGGTCACAGCTATATCGTCTACGGCCCGTTGCTCAACGGCGCCACCGAGGTGATGTTTGAAGGCGTACCCAACTATCCCGATTTCAGCCGTTTCTGGCAGGTAATCGAGAAATATCAGGTCAATATCTTCTACACTGCCCCTACGGCTATCCGTGCGTTGATGCGTGAGGGCGATGAGCCGGTGAAAGCGCATGATCGGTCTTCGTTGCGGCTATTGGGCACAGTTGGTGAACCGATTAATCCGGAGGCCTGGCGCTGGTATCATCAGGTCGTGGGTGAGGGACGCTGCCCGATTGTCGATACGTGGTGGCAGACCGAGACGGGCGGCACGATGATTACCACCTTGCCTGCCGCGCATGACATGAAACCGGGCAGTGCAGGCAAGCCTTTCTTCGGTATCCAGCCGCAACTGGTGGATAATGAAGGTGGTGTATTGGAAGGCGCGACCGATGGCAATCTGTGCATCATCGCGAGCTGGCCGGGCCAGGCGCGCAGCGTTTATGGCGATCATGAGCGTTTCGAGCAGACCTATTTCAGCACCTATAAAGGCAAATACTTCACCGGCGATGGCTGCAAGCGCGATGAGGACGGCTATTACTGGATCACCGGCCGGGTCGATGATGTCATCAACGTTTCGGGCCACCGCATGGGCACTGCCGAGGTAGAAAGCGCCTTGGTGTCGCACGCCAAAGTCGCTGAAGCTGCCGTGGTTGGTTATCCGCACGATATCAAGGGGCAGGGCATATATTGCTATGTCACGCTCAATGCCGGTGAGGAGCCGTCAGACGAGCTGGTGGCGGAACTGCGCAAACATGTACGTACCGAAATCGGACCGATTGCGACGCCCGACCATCTGCATCTGACTCCGGGTCTGCCGAAAACGCGTTCCGGCAAGATCATGCGGCGCATCTTGCGCAAGATTGCCGAGAATGATTATGGCTCGCTGGGTGACACCTCGACATTGGCGGACCCCAGCATTGTTGATAGTCTGATCGAAGGAAGGTTGAACCGCTAA